A segment of the Colletotrichum destructivum chromosome 3, complete sequence genome:
ACAACTTACTCTGTGCATACCTGGTAAAGCCAGCTGCGACCAGAACCTTGGTTGAGTGTAGTGTTTTGGTGGTCACTCGGGTTCCGGCTCGAGAAGCACTTCACCAGATCTCCGTCTTTGCAGCCCTTCTTGACGTAATCCCTTACATAGCCGACGTAGTTAAGCAAGCGGTTCGTCAGCTTcgcgtcggcgccgctgaCGGAGAGCAACTTCTCAACGGCAGGCTTGAGGTGGCGGGTGCTACCGAACAACACCCTGTCCGAGCTGACGGTGGCGCAATAGGTTCCGAAGCCGGTGGAGTCAAGAGCCGGGTCCCAGTTCGTTGACTGAAGGCCGGAAATGCCATAGGAAAGGGTGCTGGCAAAGTCGTCATCTTGAAGCGGGCCAAGGCCGAAAAGATCCTTGAGCTCGCTCACATGACTAGCTTTGACATCTTCAGACTTGCCAAGCAGGATGTTGTCCACAACCTGGGTCAGCTTCTGGGTCGTTTCAGCACAGTCGCCAGGTGCGAATAGCCTGGCTCCTTCGTAGTACTCCCAGTAGTCAATAATGGCGGCTGTGACACCGGAGGAAGAGATGCCACCCCAGAAGACTTCTGGATAGAGCTTTCTCAGGAAAGCGGCGAAGGCACCGGCATAAGAGCCTCCATAAGCGAGGTAGGGGGTTCCCGGGGCGGTAAGATTCAGGTCCTCGTGGCCGGGAAAGCTGATGTGCTTTGCGAAGTAGGCCGTGTCTGCAAGAGCCTGGTCGGTACTCAAGAAGCGGAGGTTCTCAGTGCTGAGATCAGGCACAGGGAAGCTCTTGCCGTAGTAACGATGCTCCAGGAcaacaccaacgccgccagtggcttcggcgaggatggagaggatgCCATGGTCCAGGAAGGGCAGACGCTCCTTGGCATCCGTCTCTCCGGCGGCCAGGATGATGACGGGGCCTCCCTTGCGGTAGTGCTTCGCGTCGAACCAGTAACGAAGGTTGAAGTGTTCATCGGAATGGGGTTCGTATCGCGAGTCGTTGTGGAAATGATCCACGGGGACAGAGATGTTGTACTCGGGATACTCGGGGTACTCGGAATACGCCGAAACGGACTCGGGCTGGGACCGGAACGTCGACTGAATGACGTTCCATGCCTCGTCGTTCGCGATGTGTTGCGGCGGCCCCAGTGCCGTGATGGCCCGCGCCGCGCCCACGATTAAACAAGCTCCGAGCTTCCAGTTCGCCATGTTGCCGGCGTGTGATGGGGAAGCC
Coding sequences within it:
- a CDS encoding Putative peptidase S28, alpha/Beta hydrolase, translated to MANWKLGACLIVGAARAITALGPPQHIANDEAWNVIQSTFRSQPESVSAYSEYPEYPEYNISVPVDHFHNDSRYEPHSDEHFNLRYWFDAKHYRKGGPVIILAAGETDAKERLPFLDHGILSILAEATGGVGVVLEHRYYGKSFPVPDLSTENLRFLSTDQALADTAYFAKHISFPGHEDLNLTAPGTPYLAYGGSYAGAFAAFLRKLYPEVFWGGISSSGVTAAIIDYWEYYEGARLFAPGDCAETTQKLTQVVDNILLGKSEDVKASHVSELKDLFGLGPLQDDDFASTLSYGISGLQSTNWDPALDSTGFGTYCATVSSDRVLFGSTRHLKPAVEKLLSVSGADAKLTNRLLNYVGYVRDYVKKGCKDGDLVKCFSSRNPSDHQNTTLNQGSGRSWLYQVCTEWGYFQTGSGVPEDQLPLISRIIDVEYSSIYCREAFNITKPPNVDAINKHGGFDFSYPRVAIVDGEADPWRAATPHKIGLNRKSTTSEPFLLIELGVHHWDENGVKPKDVTSHFPPASIKKVQAQEVEFVTAWMKEWEETQRQLTGGKGMSSEISRSGGMLTRASKAAFEEL